The window GATCATCCCTAGCTAGTAAAGGAACAAAACACGCATAACATAATAGGGCCAACTAGAGGGTGGGTTAGATATGTTTCAAAGGAACAAAATGAAATAAGAGCTAGAatccttttttgtttgggtGCCAAGTGGGCTCACCACTATGGTGGTTTGGAGAGGGAGTGGGCGCCTAGTGGGCCTGAGGGGTAGGGATAACTAGATAGTAAAGCATGGCAAGCACCAGTGCACTTGTGAGGATTTGATCAATTAAGTGACCAAACCTTGGGCATGCCTTCAACCAGGCAATAACAAACCGCTAGGTCAAACATATGAAATAAAAGAATCACTAGTTATATGATATGTTTTAGgagcaagagatctctacttggtcgcatggtctctacacaaacatctgggccaatgggtgaacatacttgggtatctacccaaggaCAGAGACGTTATCTCACGGTGCCTTGTGAAAGGGAGTAGGAATCACCACCAagcagagatctttttcccatattttattttgCCCCATTTGATTCGATCCATAGGTTCGATTTTAAAAGTTACAAATGAGATAAAGCCATGCAGATAACTGAGACACACACCCGACCATATTGCGGTATTGCACGCAAGAATACATCCGAGTCATTCTTGAAAATCATCCACTATCCAATTTGTGCGGTTCACTGTTATTACACTTGCAAgctcaaaaaaaaatccactatAAATACCCAGTTCAGGGCGTGTGCCCTCCACAAGCCttcatctctcttcttcatcaacTCTCTTTGTTTCCTTCGCTCCATGGCACACGCCCAACCTGCAACTCTCTCTGAGGCTAAAGTTCTAGCAATCTCCATAAACCATGTTCATGAGAGACAGATGAGGGAAGAGCCCAAGGAGGATTTCGATTTCTCACAAAGGGCACAATGGCTCCGTGCTGCTATCCTTGGAGCCAATGATGGGTTAGTCTCCACTGCATCATTGATGATGGGAGTAGGAGCTGTTAGACAAGACGTAAGGGCCATGATCATCACTGGATTCGCAGGGCTTGTCGCCGGTGCCTGTAGTATGGCGATCGGAGAGTTCGTATCTGTTTACTCTCAGCTTGACATTGAGATGGCTCAAGTCAAGAGGGAGAGGCAAAGGGTAAGTGCAGGAGATCACAGCATTAGTACTAATGAAGTAGAGAGTGGAAAAGAGAATGAAGAGAATCTTCCAAACCCAATCCAGGCAGCTATAGCATCTGCACTTGCGTTCTCCATTGGAGCCATGATGCCTCTTCTATCAGCTTCGTTTATAAGGGAGCATAAGGTGAGGTTGGGTATGGTAGCAGGAGTTTCAAGCTTTGCTTTGGTGGTGTTTGGAGGGTTAGGGGCTGTGTTGGGAAAGGCCCCTGTGGGTAAGTCTTGTGTGAGGGTATTGGTTGGTGGGTGGCTAGCCATGGCTATAACCTTTGGCCtcaccaagttgattggttCAAGTGGATTGTAGGAATTTGAATAttggagaatatatatatatatatgcgtACGTGTTGTTGTAGTAGTTGTTGttcgtctctttttttttttatgtacttTTAATTGTTACTTTGCTAGCTTTTGTGCACGTAGAACGCATACCATTACCATgtaataagaggaaagagaaaagctCCATTCAGTAGAAACAGAAAGGCAAAACGTTGATGATTTGCTTGCGTTTGTGTGAAGATTTCAATCTTCTTTATCTTTATAAAAGGGTATATACAGACAAAAAACAGTAAGGGGGGAAAGTAACTGGATCACCAATATGACATGTATTCTTTTGCTTGTGTAATATTCTTCTATTATATATATGGGTAATTGTGGAAGCAAAAAGACACATGTCAACTAATTATATGTACGTGAATTGTACATGCACGGTAGGTGAATAGGGTTCAATGTGAATGGCGTTTGGTAGGTGTCATGGGTACCGATCTTCTTATTGAGCATGTCCTCTTCTTAACACATAGCATGATTCTATGGGAATGAGTTGGGTTTAGGAACGGATTGGATTTAAGGTGGGTAGGCACATAAATAACAAAACCCAagcgagaatggatcatcttgCAATACGTATAGGTGAATGTACATGTGCGAGGTAAccacttgttttttttattttcaataatacccctcttccccttataaataacaaaaatgAGATAGGTGGTTACTTCTCACACATACGTACGTGCAAAGGAACTAGACACAACCCAAGCAACCAACTCCATTGGTATTTTGTCAATCCTAACATGCTTCATCCTAAAGCTTGCAATTAAGTTTTGAGTAGCCAAAGGTAAAATATTCATGAGAGTTGTTCGATAACTGCTTGTAGACCAGTCCCTCTAcggttggattggattggattctcaagtgtggtgtGGTGcatgcactgcacttgagagtATAAAAATCCCACTAGATAGATAGTAATTTAAAAATCAATTCTCACTGTCTTCCCGGAAATCCTGTGGCACAATTACTTTTGCCATTCTTCATGAATCATGACAGCTTAGACTTGGACCTCATCATTTAAATAAAGGAGCAGGCCAGATTAAATTACTTGCACATTTTTGTTAAGAGTTGCCAGCTTAATGGTCATTGTGAAGGGAAAGgctagatttttttattttttatttggataaatAAAGGCCTCGATCGATCGATCAGATCAATACGAGCATTTGCATCAGGGTGTTCCAACGGAGGCAACCGATTCAGTCAAACATGCAACAATTAAAAAAGTatgaaattaaaaacaattacCAAATCATTGGTACGTCAGGTTGTTCCTCACGGTGACAGTTAAACTAATATTTTAAATTTCGTttttcaaaatatcaataaaattttTTCCAAATTTTATTCTCATCCAAATTAGCAGAtgggaattttctttttctttttatttttttgatgaaaaagaaaaattttcaatttcttcacATCGGCCTTTATGAAACAAAGTCATCTCCTTCTCGCTTCTACTTACTTTCAGCCCAAACAAAATGATGTGGCGAATATATAGACCTTGGGCAGGTAGGGTGTTGACATCTTTTTTTGGAGGGTGGGGGTGTTGAGTTTATTAACCATATCACATAGGGTACATTGGGATCGCAAGTTACATCAAATACATGGGGTAGGAAATTAAGGAATAAAGTTGACTTCGAATCATAGAGTTCAGACCTTGACAGCACAATGCCCTCAATAATATATAGTTTGCATTAGTAACTATAGAACCTTTAAAAAATGGTTCAAAACGTCAAAACTAGAAAGACTAGGCATACtcatataattattattattattatttatttttagaggAGAGGGGTGAAGGAAGAGGATAAATAGAGTATGATAGAGTTGGACCACCAAATTTGACACTATCAAATGCGAAGTAACTTATTTCTCTTGTGGTTGGAATGACCAAATTAATTACCCACATGGAAAAGATAGATCATAATCTAGCCAAGCTTGATGACATGGACTACACATACAAGCCCAATATTTTTGCCAATGTAAGTATAACTGTAGCCATTCCTCATGCGCTAGTTTGGCTAGAACCATATGATAAATTTGGGATTTATCTAAACTGTATGGTCCATCATGTATTAGACttccaaattttctttttgttcgtTATTAACTTCACATGTTGCGCAAATAGAAGATAaccttttaaaaaatcaaatacttaagaggataaaaagacTCCACCATCCATGTTTTTACGATTGAA is drawn from Telopea speciosissima isolate NSW1024214 ecotype Mountain lineage chromosome 1, Tspe_v1, whole genome shotgun sequence and contains these coding sequences:
- the LOC122648757 gene encoding vacuolar iron transporter homolog 4-like — encoded protein: MAHAQPATLSEAKVLAISINHVHERQMREEPKEDFDFSQRAQWLRAAILGANDGLVSTASLMMGVGAVRQDVRAMIITGFAGLVAGACSMAIGEFVSVYSQLDIEMAQVKRERQRVSAGDHSISTNEVESGKENEENLPNPIQAAIASALAFSIGAMMPLLSASFIREHKVRLGMVAGVSSFALVVFGGLGAVLGKAPVGKSCVRVLVGGWLAMAITFGLTKLIGSSGL